Proteins encoded by one window of Streptomyces sp. ALI-76-A:
- a CDS encoding lactonase family protein, whose product MAHGGRRGRRAFIGSFTAAGGPGIVTAAVAEDGGGLTLLSSLDGLPDPAYLTLAPDGGTLYAVSETAEGAVAAYRVTGDKPEPAGPPVSVDANGPTHLAVHAGHVLTANYGSGSVTAVPLRPDGTLADAPSGVLRHTGSGPHTARQQGPHAHQVQPDPSGRWAVSVDLGTDSVRVCALTDGGLTLHRETALRPGSGPRHLAFHPGGSYVYVVNELTPTVTVCRWDAVDATLTPLAETPVLPGAPAGDAYPSGIVTSPDGRFVWTATRGEDVLSAFAVEGEGLRLLGTVPCGGRWPRALAEADGYLYVANERSGDVAWFTVDAATGLPRPGGRLEVTAASCVVIG is encoded by the coding sequence GTGGCACACGGCGGCAGGCGGGGACGGCGGGCCTTCATCGGGTCCTTCACGGCGGCCGGAGGCCCCGGCATCGTGACGGCGGCGGTGGCAGAGGACGGCGGCGGGCTGACGTTGCTGAGCAGTCTGGACGGGTTGCCCGACCCGGCCTACCTGACCCTCGCACCGGACGGCGGCACGCTCTACGCGGTCAGCGAGACGGCCGAGGGCGCGGTGGCCGCGTACCGGGTGACCGGCGACAAGCCCGAGCCGGCCGGCCCGCCGGTGTCCGTCGACGCGAACGGCCCCACCCACCTCGCCGTCCACGCGGGCCACGTCCTGACCGCCAACTACGGCTCCGGCAGCGTCACCGCCGTGCCGCTGCGCCCGGACGGCACCCTCGCGGACGCCCCGTCCGGCGTGCTCCGGCACACCGGCTCGGGCCCGCACACGGCGCGCCAGCAAGGCCCGCACGCCCACCAGGTCCAGCCCGACCCGAGCGGCCGCTGGGCCGTCAGCGTCGACCTGGGCACGGACTCGGTGCGGGTGTGCGCGCTCACCGACGGCGGCCTGACGCTGCACCGGGAGACCGCCCTGCGCCCCGGCTCCGGCCCCCGCCACCTGGCCTTCCACCCGGGCGGCTCGTACGTCTACGTCGTCAACGAACTCACCCCGACCGTGACCGTCTGCCGCTGGGACGCCGTGGACGCCACGCTGACGCCGCTGGCCGAGACACCGGTCCTGCCCGGCGCCCCGGCCGGTGACGCCTACCCCTCGGGCATCGTCACCTCACCGGACGGACGCTTCGTGTGGACCGCCACCCGGGGCGAGGACGTCCTGTCCGCGTTCGCGGTCGAGGGAGAGGGACTGCGGCTGCTCGGCACGGTGCCCTGCGGCGGCCGCTGGCCGCGGGCGCTCGCCGAGGCGGACGGGTACCTCTACGTCGCCAACGAGCGCTCCGGCGACGTCGCCTGGTTCACCGTCGACGCCGCGACCGGCCTGCCGCGTCCCGGTGGCCGCCTAGAGGTGACCGCGGCGTCCTGCGTGGTCATCGGCTGA
- a CDS encoding Lrp/AsnC family transcriptional regulator, whose product MAVDELDTRILRLLLERPRTSVREYARLLGVARGTLQARLDRMERDGVITGTGPVLSPAALGHPVLAFVHIEVTQGHLDDVGDALAAVPEIVETFSITGGGDLLTRVVARDNAHLEDVIQKLISLPGVVRTRTEVALRERVPYRLLPLVESIGRAART is encoded by the coding sequence ATGGCCGTGGACGAGCTCGACACCCGCATCCTGCGGCTTCTGCTGGAGCGGCCCCGCACGAGCGTGCGCGAGTACGCCCGCCTCCTCGGCGTCGCCCGCGGCACGCTGCAGGCCCGCCTGGACCGCATGGAGCGGGACGGGGTGATCACCGGCACGGGTCCGGTCCTCTCCCCCGCCGCGCTGGGCCACCCGGTGCTGGCGTTCGTGCACATCGAGGTCACCCAGGGACACCTGGACGACGTGGGCGACGCGCTGGCCGCCGTACCGGAGATCGTCGAGACGTTCTCGATCACGGGCGGCGGCGATCTGCTGACGCGGGTCGTGGCGCGGGACAACGCGCACCTGGAGGACGTGATCCAGAAGTTGATCAGCCTTCCGGGAGTCGTCCGCACCCGGACGGAGGTGGCCCTGCGCGAGCGTGTCCCGTACCGGCTGCTGCCGCTGGTGGAGTCGATCGGGCGGGCCGCCCGGACCTGA
- a CDS encoding HAD family phosphatase: MSSLGDTTVLFDLDGTLVDSEPNYYEAGRRVLAAHGVADYTWSDHERFVGISTLETVAVWKDQYGLRTSVDALFAEKNRLYLELARASTPAYPEMRTFVELLATEDVPMAVASGSSPEAIDAVLAGTGLDAFLRTAVSADEVARGKPAPDVFLEAARRLGAAPADCVVLEDAAPGAAAAHAAGMRCVAIPYVAAQAGAPEFATADLLLPGGQADFTARSAYDWLLRTAR, from the coding sequence ATGAGCAGCCTCGGTGACACCACGGTCCTCTTCGATCTGGACGGCACGCTCGTGGACAGCGAGCCGAACTACTACGAAGCGGGCCGGCGGGTCCTGGCCGCCCACGGCGTCGCGGACTACACGTGGTCGGATCACGAGCGGTTCGTCGGCATCAGCACGCTGGAGACGGTCGCCGTCTGGAAGGACCAGTACGGCCTGCGGACCTCCGTCGACGCGCTCTTCGCCGAGAAGAACCGGCTCTACCTCGAGCTGGCCCGCGCCTCCACTCCCGCCTACCCCGAGATGCGCACGTTCGTGGAGCTGCTGGCGACGGAGGACGTGCCGATGGCCGTGGCCTCGGGTTCGTCGCCCGAGGCCATCGACGCGGTCCTGGCCGGCACGGGCCTGGACGCGTTCCTGCGCACCGCCGTGTCGGCCGACGAGGTCGCCCGGGGCAAGCCCGCCCCCGACGTGTTCCTGGAGGCGGCCCGCCGGCTCGGGGCGGCGCCGGCCGACTGCGTGGTCCTGGAGGACGCCGCCCCGGGCGCCGCCGCCGCCCACGCGGCCGGGATGCGCTGCGTCGCGATCCCCTACGTCGCCGCACAGGCCGGCGCCCCGGAGTTCGCCACGGCGGATCTGCTCCTGCCCGGGGGCCAGGCCGACTTCACGGCACGGTCCGCGTACGACTGGCTGCTGCGAACCGCCAGGTGA
- a CDS encoding beta-L-arabinofuranosidase domain-containing protein, with translation MAPPLSRRHLFQAAALTAVTPAISYAASGRAVAAASEAPSVWPVQPFDLDQVTLGPGLFRDKRQLMLDHARGYDVHRLLQVFRANAGLSTGGAVAPGGWEGLDGEANGNLRGHYTGHFLTMLAQAYAGTGEQVFVDRTRTMIEALTEVREALRHEPRILSVTGRFGTAAENVRGSCQYVDLPAGVLDGAASLTLSAWVKPTHDAAWARIFDFGDDTTRYLYLAARNANGVPRFAVTTSGPGGEQGLDGTAALPLNEWSHLAVTLADGTGTLYVDGTAVARNTSMSLTPAALGSLAHNWLGRSNYASDPVFAGAFDEFDVWSRALTAAEIGALQDARAADTAAGRGDLASYAFDESTGSAFADASGRGLTATLRRTWGAPSHPGFLAAYPETQFIDLESRTGPDYTKVWAPYYTAHKILRGLLDAYSATDDARALDLASGMCDWMYSRLSKLPDATLQRMWGIFSSGEFGGIVEAIVDLHTLTGKAEHLALARLFDLDQLIDACAANTDILDGLHANQHIPVFTGLVRLYDATGEERYLTAARNFWGMVVPGRMYGIGGTSTAEFWKASGVIAGTISATTAETCCAYNLLKLSRMLFFHEQSPKYMDYYERALYNQVLGSKQDRPDAEKPLVTYFIGLTPGHVRDYTPKQGTTCCEGTGMESATKYQDSVYFKKADGSALYVNLYSPSELTWAEKGVTVTQRTDYPREQGSTLTLQGRSAAFALRLRVPSWADAGFRVTVNGRAVSGTPRPGSYFTVSRRWRAGDTVRVTMPFRLRVEKALDDPSLQTLFHGPVNLVARDPATEHLRFGLYRNAGLSGDLLPSLTPVSGKPLHFTLDGTEFAPFFEGTEDPTHAYFRRSEPRVVLGTTDSGVANPAKADGTTLLDEIWAGAPFAGKDALVSRVRATVDAWVSAGLLTRADGDTVVRTARGATFAP, from the coding sequence ATGGCACCGCCCCTCTCCAGACGGCACCTTTTCCAGGCCGCGGCGCTCACCGCCGTGACGCCGGCGATCTCGTACGCGGCGAGCGGCCGGGCCGTCGCCGCGGCTTCGGAGGCACCATCCGTGTGGCCGGTACAACCGTTCGACCTCGACCAGGTGACGCTCGGGCCAGGGCTGTTCCGCGACAAGCGGCAGCTGATGCTCGACCACGCGCGCGGCTACGACGTGCACCGGCTGCTCCAGGTCTTCCGGGCCAACGCCGGTCTTTCCACGGGCGGAGCCGTCGCGCCCGGCGGCTGGGAGGGCCTGGACGGGGAGGCCAACGGCAACCTCCGGGGCCACTACACCGGCCACTTCCTCACCATGCTGGCGCAGGCCTATGCCGGCACCGGCGAGCAGGTGTTCGTCGACCGGACCCGCACCATGATCGAGGCGCTGACCGAGGTGCGCGAGGCGCTCCGGCACGAACCCCGGATCCTCAGCGTCACCGGAAGGTTCGGGACCGCGGCGGAGAACGTGCGCGGCTCCTGCCAGTACGTCGATCTCCCCGCCGGCGTCCTCGACGGCGCCGCGTCCCTCACCCTGTCGGCCTGGGTGAAGCCCACCCATGACGCCGCCTGGGCCCGGATCTTCGACTTCGGCGACGACACCACCCGCTACCTGTACCTGGCCGCCCGCAACGCGAACGGCGTGCCCCGCTTCGCCGTCACCACGAGCGGACCGGGCGGCGAACAGGGCCTCGACGGCACCGCCGCGCTGCCGCTGAACGAGTGGAGCCACCTGGCGGTGACACTCGCGGACGGTACCGGCACCCTGTACGTCGACGGCACCGCCGTCGCCCGGAACACGTCGATGTCCCTCACCCCGGCGGCCCTCGGCTCCCTCGCCCACAACTGGCTGGGCCGCTCCAACTACGCCTCCGACCCCGTCTTCGCGGGCGCCTTCGACGAGTTCGACGTCTGGTCGCGCGCCCTGACCGCCGCGGAGATCGGCGCCCTCCAGGACGCCCGGGCCGCCGACACCGCCGCCGGACGCGGGGACCTCGCGTCGTACGCCTTCGACGAGAGCACCGGCTCGGCCTTCGCGGACGCCTCCGGCCGGGGCCTGACCGCCACCCTGCGCCGCACCTGGGGCGCGCCCAGCCACCCCGGGTTCCTGGCCGCGTACCCGGAGACGCAGTTCATCGACCTGGAGTCGAGGACCGGCCCCGACTACACGAAGGTCTGGGCGCCCTACTACACCGCGCACAAGATCCTCAGGGGCCTGCTGGACGCCTACAGCGCCACCGACGACGCGCGGGCGCTCGACCTGGCGTCCGGGATGTGCGACTGGATGTACTCCCGGCTGTCGAAGCTGCCCGACGCGACTCTCCAGCGGATGTGGGGCATCTTCTCCAGCGGCGAGTTCGGCGGCATCGTCGAGGCGATCGTCGACCTGCACACACTCACCGGCAAGGCCGAACACCTCGCGCTGGCCAGGCTGTTCGACCTCGACCAGCTCATCGACGCCTGCGCGGCGAACACCGACATCCTCGACGGGCTGCACGCCAACCAGCACATCCCGGTCTTCACCGGGCTGGTGCGGCTGTACGACGCCACGGGCGAGGAGCGCTACCTCACCGCCGCGAGGAACTTCTGGGGCATGGTCGTACCGGGACGCATGTACGGCATCGGCGGCACCAGCACCGCGGAGTTCTGGAAGGCGTCCGGCGTGATCGCGGGCACGATCAGCGCGACGACCGCGGAGACCTGTTGCGCGTACAACCTGCTGAAGCTGAGCCGGATGCTGTTCTTCCACGAGCAGTCCCCGAAGTACATGGACTACTACGAGCGGGCGCTCTACAACCAGGTGCTCGGCTCCAAGCAGGACCGGCCGGACGCGGAGAAGCCGCTCGTCACGTACTTCATCGGGCTGACGCCGGGCCATGTCCGGGACTACACGCCCAAGCAGGGCACCACCTGCTGCGAGGGCACCGGCATGGAGAGCGCCACGAAGTACCAGGACTCGGTGTACTTCAAGAAGGCCGACGGCAGCGCCCTGTACGTCAACCTCTACAGCCCCTCGGAACTGACCTGGGCGGAGAAGGGCGTCACGGTCACCCAGCGCACCGACTACCCGCGGGAGCAGGGCAGCACGCTCACCCTCCAAGGCCGCAGCGCCGCCTTCGCGCTGCGGCTGCGGGTGCCGTCCTGGGCGGACGCCGGGTTCCGCGTGACGGTCAACGGCCGTGCGGTGTCCGGCACTCCGCGGCCCGGGAGCTACTTCACCGTCTCCCGCAGGTGGCGCGCCGGCGACACGGTCCGCGTCACGATGCCCTTCCGGCTGCGGGTGGAGAAGGCCCTCGACGACCCGTCGTTGCAGACCCTCTTCCACGGCCCGGTCAACCTCGTGGCCCGCGACCCGGCCACGGAGCACCTGAGGTTCGGCCTGTACCGCAACGCCGGCCTCTCCGGCGACCTGCTGCCCTCGCTCACCCCGGTGAGCGGCAAGCCCCTCCACTTCACCCTGGACGGCACGGAGTTCGCCCCGTTCTTCGAGGGGACCGAGGACCCCACGCACGCCTACTTCCGGCGGTCCGAGCCGCGGGTGGTCCTCGGGACGACCGACTCCGGCGTCGCCAACCCCGCGAAGGCCGACGGGACGACCCTGCTGGACGAGATCTGGGCCGGCGCCCCGTTCGCCGGCAAGGACGCGCTGGTCTCGCGGGTACGGGCCACGGTGGACGCGTGGGTGTCGGCCGGGCTGCTCACCCGGGCGGACGGCGACACGGTGGTGCGTACCGCGCGCGGGGCGACCTTCGCGCCCTGA
- a CDS encoding helix-turn-helix domain-containing protein: MTDAGTAQRYVDGYAELLAEVSATGRRPTRAELDARRALGERAADDGLSLRALVRHHLEATRSHWPGARGSADSVLAAVTQAVDAFAEGYERAQRLAVRQEEAARREFVDDLLYGRSDLGRLAERAERFGLVLSHAHAVAVARGPEPYEDTAPLTRRVESALISRFGDRRILLATKNGLLICVAPGDQDDMLAHFAQHAHEATDGTRVAIGRAQPGAGGVVHSYEEALSTLDLADRLELDEPVVRAADLLVYPVLTRDRQAMADLVLSALGPLRGARGGAEPLLHTLEVYFESGCTAAEAARRLTLSVRALTYRLARIHQLTGSDPSDPTHRYTLQTAVIGARLLGWPGQEI; encoded by the coding sequence ATGACCGACGCGGGGACGGCTCAGCGCTATGTCGACGGGTACGCCGAACTGCTGGCCGAGGTCTCCGCCACCGGGCGGCGCCCGACCCGCGCGGAACTGGACGCCCGCCGCGCGCTCGGGGAGCGGGCCGCCGACGACGGCCTCAGCCTGCGCGCGCTCGTCCGGCACCACCTGGAGGCCACCCGGTCGCACTGGCCCGGTGCCCGCGGCTCGGCGGACAGCGTGCTGGCCGCGGTGACACAGGCCGTGGACGCCTTCGCGGAAGGGTACGAGCGGGCCCAGCGCCTGGCCGTCCGTCAGGAGGAGGCGGCCCGCCGCGAGTTCGTGGACGACCTGCTGTACGGCCGCAGCGACCTGGGCCGGCTCGCCGAACGCGCCGAACGGTTCGGGCTCGTCCTGTCCCACGCGCACGCGGTCGCGGTGGCCCGGGGCCCCGAGCCGTACGAGGACACCGCGCCGCTCACCCGCCGGGTGGAGAGCGCGCTGATCTCCCGCTTCGGCGACCGGCGCATCCTGCTCGCCACGAAGAACGGGCTGCTGATCTGCGTCGCGCCCGGTGACCAGGACGACATGCTCGCCCACTTCGCCCAGCACGCGCACGAGGCGACGGACGGCACCCGGGTCGCCATCGGACGCGCCCAGCCCGGCGCGGGCGGCGTGGTGCACTCGTACGAGGAGGCGCTGAGCACGCTCGACCTCGCGGACCGGCTGGAACTCGACGAGCCGGTGGTGCGCGCCGCCGACCTGCTGGTCTACCCGGTGCTCACCCGGGACCGGCAGGCGATGGCCGATTTGGTGCTCAGCGCGCTGGGTCCGCTGCGGGGCGCCCGGGGCGGTGCGGAGCCGCTGCTGCACACGCTGGAGGTGTACTTCGAGTCCGGCTGCACGGCCGCGGAGGCCGCCCGCCGCCTGACGCTCAGCGTGCGGGCCCTCACCTACCGGCTGGCCCGCATCCACCAGCTGACGGGATCGGATCCGTCCGATCCGACGCACCGGTACACGCTCCAGACGGCGGTCATCGGCGCGCGGCTGCTGGGCTGGCCGGGGCAGGAGATCTGA
- a CDS encoding LysR substrate-binding domain-containing protein, which yields MTGSAASPSFRLAYVPGVTPGKWVRTWNERLPGTPLDLVAVPAPEAPEALRDGRADAALVRLPVDRTVLSAIPLYTETTVVVVPKDHVVTAADEVSCADLADETVLHPLDDVLDWERPPGEPAFERPATTADAVELVAAGIGVLVVPQSLARLHHRRDLTYRPVTDAPRSEVALSWPEDATTDQVEDFIGIVRGRTPNSTRGRAKPQPEADDRKRPEKSAPRKPTAPSRGGTGGSGGSRGGTGRAGGGRSGGAGGTKGARRGKPRRRS from the coding sequence GTGACAGGCTCTGCGGCTTCCCCTTCCTTCCGGCTCGCGTACGTCCCCGGGGTGACCCCCGGCAAGTGGGTGCGGACGTGGAACGAGCGCCTGCCCGGCACGCCCCTGGACCTCGTCGCCGTGCCGGCCCCCGAGGCACCGGAGGCCCTGCGCGACGGGCGGGCGGACGCGGCGCTGGTACGGCTCCCCGTCGACCGTACGGTCCTCAGCGCGATCCCCCTGTACACGGAGACGACGGTCGTCGTGGTGCCCAAGGACCACGTGGTGACGGCGGCGGACGAGGTGTCGTGCGCGGACCTGGCCGACGAGACCGTGCTGCACCCCCTGGACGACGTCCTCGACTGGGAGCGGCCGCCGGGGGAGCCCGCCTTCGAACGGCCCGCCACCACCGCCGACGCCGTCGAACTGGTGGCCGCGGGCATCGGCGTCCTCGTCGTGCCCCAGTCCCTGGCCCGCCTGCACCACCGCCGCGACCTCACCTACCGCCCGGTCACCGACGCCCCCCGGTCGGAGGTCGCCCTGTCCTGGCCCGAGGACGCCACCACCGACCAGGTCGAGGACTTCATCGGCATCGTCCGGGGCCGCACCCCCAACAGCACCCGGGGCCGCGCCAAGCCCCAGCCCGAGGCCGACGACCGCAAGCGCCCGGAGAAGAGTGCCCCCCGCAAGCCGACCGCGCCCTCCCGAGGCGGCACGGGAGGCTCCGGCGGGAGCCGGGGCGGTACGGGGAGGGCCGGCGGCGGACGCTCCGGGGGCGCGGGCGGCACGAAGGGCGCCCGCCGCGGCAAGCCCCGCCGCCGGTCGTAG
- a CDS encoding DUF5997 family protein, with amino-acid sequence MKSHQSTQTMKPATAAKKLGVYLPATPAEFQDGVVTRAELDELQANPPEWLRELRRTGPHPRPVVAAKLGVSIAGLARGGVTEALTTEQIEALKEERPEWLEKERATQAEVRKEAARLKQKNAERAESA; translated from the coding sequence ATGAAGTCGCACCAGAGCACCCAGACGATGAAGCCCGCGACCGCGGCGAAGAAGCTGGGTGTGTACCTCCCGGCCACGCCCGCAGAGTTCCAGGACGGCGTCGTCACGCGCGCCGAGCTGGACGAGCTGCAGGCGAACCCGCCCGAGTGGCTGCGGGAGCTGCGGCGCACCGGCCCGCACCCGCGTCCGGTGGTCGCGGCCAAGCTCGGCGTCTCCATCGCCGGCCTGGCCCGCGGCGGGGTCACGGAGGCCCTCACCACCGAGCAGATCGAGGCGCTCAAGGAGGAGCGGCCCGAGTGGCTGGAGAAGGAGCGCGCCACGCAGGCCGAGGTCCGCAAGGAGGCAGCGCGCCTCAAGCAGAAGAACGCCGAGCGCGCCGAGTCCGCCTGA
- a CDS encoding phosphotransferase, with amino-acid sequence MLPVVETDEEWDAVVPDETVMRAGAEDLCARLGLAGAPLTRFAEGSQPVYAVGDELVLKLFPTSAAQDGVTEARVLSRLHGRLPVRTPKVHDAGRYENGSDLLAYTLLHVYSNLPRYLRELHAPAEGSLTALAEAWFGTA; translated from the coding sequence ATGCTGCCTGTGGTGGAGACGGACGAGGAATGGGACGCGGTCGTCCCCGACGAGACGGTGATGCGGGCCGGCGCGGAGGACCTCTGCGCGCGGCTCGGGCTGGCCGGCGCCCCGCTGACCCGCTTCGCGGAGGGCTCGCAGCCGGTCTACGCGGTGGGCGACGAACTCGTGCTCAAACTGTTCCCCACATCCGCCGCGCAGGACGGTGTCACCGAGGCCCGCGTCCTGTCCCGTCTGCACGGACGGCTGCCGGTCCGCACCCCGAAGGTCCACGACGCCGGCCGCTACGAGAACGGCTCCGACCTGCTCGCGTACACGCTGCTGCACGTGTACAGCAACCTCCCCCGGTACCTGCGGGAACTCCACGCGCCCGCCGAAGGCTCGCTCACGGCGCTCGCCGAGGCATGGTTCGGCACGGCGTGA
- a CDS encoding MarR family winged helix-turn-helix transcriptional regulator, translating to MTGQSDAEPAAGAVRVGRLSFEIFALARTHRAYAGELLRELGLYPGQELLLMQLLERDGQTQSELLAAVGLDHSTVSKALKRMQEAGLVHREPDENDRRATRVRLTDRGRAMREPIEAMWSELERVSAHALDERDIDAFVTAARAIRRAIVDRHASDGGDGPSPAGLS from the coding sequence ATGACCGGACAGTCGGATGCGGAACCCGCCGCGGGAGCGGTGCGGGTGGGCCGGCTCAGCTTCGAGATCTTCGCGCTGGCCCGCACCCACCGGGCCTACGCCGGCGAGTTGCTGCGCGAACTCGGGCTGTACCCCGGGCAGGAACTGCTGCTGATGCAGCTGCTGGAACGGGACGGGCAGACCCAGTCCGAACTGCTCGCGGCCGTGGGGCTGGACCACTCCACGGTGTCCAAGGCCCTCAAGCGCATGCAGGAGGCCGGGCTGGTGCACCGGGAGCCGGACGAGAACGACCGGCGCGCGACGCGGGTCCGGCTCACCGACCGGGGCCGGGCCATGCGGGAACCGATCGAGGCGATGTGGTCGGAATTGGAACGCGTCTCCGCCCACGCGCTCGACGAACGGGACATCGACGCGTTCGTCACCGCGGCCCGCGCGATCCGGCGGGCGATCGTCGACCGTCACGCGAGCGACGGCGGCGACGGCCCCTCCCCCGCCGGTCTGTCCTGA
- a CDS encoding ATP-binding protein translates to METGTDRQGVLGALLAEGRDQAFVGRQRELALFRAALAGPPEAGAVRYLYGPGGIGKSMLLRRFAYEARAAGRTVVEVDCRTVAPTPEGFLEAAGRAVREPGAVLLVDTFERCQGLEGWLRERFLPTLPVGSVVVVAGRAAPDPLWTADPGWARLLRVTALRNLDPGDAAAFLRARGVPSRTQAALLSFTGGNPLALALAAAVAVRDEAAAPDWRPDQDVVGTLLPQLVGDTPGPGHRRALEICAHAYVTTESLLRALLGEDAPELFAWLRGRPFVESTAAGLFPHDAVREVLEADLRWRDADGFAAMHRDIREHLLDRLREAPEPLVPRATAELTYLFRADGLMSQFYDWRDAGAVQEQPYAPDERDRVLELAGQAEGEESAALAAFWLGRQPEAFRVHRSTRTGEIVAFSAWLRLATPEGVDVDPVVAAAWEHARAHGPLRSGEHLGVARFSVYPPAHQRPSAPMTLIQWRAVGEWIRDRRLAWSYVVMRDDGFWDAHLRDNHLTPAAARPRVGDHPYALFGRDWRLQPAGPWLEAKSDALLTGAPAAPAQPPGRGELTVLSRPEFAAAVRDGLRALRKPEALAANPLNRSRLVVDSGRSLAEVLTAAVEALPDERGGDKRHRAVVVSYVRGSPTQEAAAERLGLPFSTYRRHLTSGVERVADLLWRQELGGP, encoded by the coding sequence ATGGAGACAGGCACGGACCGGCAGGGCGTCCTGGGGGCGTTACTGGCCGAAGGCCGCGACCAGGCCTTCGTCGGGCGGCAGCGGGAACTCGCCCTGTTCCGGGCCGCCTTGGCCGGCCCGCCGGAGGCCGGAGCCGTGCGGTACCTGTACGGGCCGGGAGGCATCGGCAAGTCGATGCTGCTGCGCCGGTTCGCGTACGAGGCCCGCGCGGCCGGGCGCACGGTCGTCGAGGTGGACTGCCGTACCGTGGCGCCGACGCCCGAGGGGTTCCTGGAGGCGGCCGGCCGTGCGGTCCGGGAGCCGGGTGCCGTCCTGCTAGTCGACACCTTCGAGCGCTGCCAGGGGCTGGAGGGCTGGCTGCGGGAACGGTTCCTGCCGACGCTGCCCGTGGGGAGCGTGGTGGTCGTGGCGGGCCGCGCCGCCCCGGATCCGCTGTGGACCGCCGACCCCGGGTGGGCCCGGCTGCTGCGCGTCACCGCGCTGCGCAATCTCGACCCCGGTGACGCCGCCGCGTTCCTCAGGGCGCGCGGGGTGCCGAGCCGCACACAGGCGGCCCTGCTGTCGTTCACCGGCGGCAACCCGCTGGCCCTGGCGCTGGCCGCCGCCGTGGCGGTGCGGGACGAGGCGGCCGCGCCGGACTGGCGGCCGGACCAGGACGTCGTCGGCACCCTGCTGCCACAGCTCGTCGGGGACACGCCGGGCCCGGGGCATCGCCGGGCGCTGGAGATCTGCGCCCACGCGTACGTGACCACGGAGTCGCTGCTGCGCGCGCTGCTCGGCGAGGACGCCCCGGAGCTCTTCGCCTGGCTGCGCGGACGGCCCTTCGTCGAGTCGACCGCCGCCGGTCTCTTCCCGCACGACGCCGTGCGCGAGGTGCTGGAGGCGGATCTGCGGTGGCGGGACGCCGACGGCTTCGCCGCGATGCACCGCGACATCCGCGAGCACCTGCTGGACCGTCTCCGCGAGGCGCCCGAACCGCTCGTCCCGCGCGCCACCGCCGAGCTGACGTACCTCTTCCGCGCCGACGGACTCATGTCGCAGTTCTACGACTGGCGGGACGCGGGCGCGGTCCAGGAGCAGCCGTACGCGCCGGACGAGCGCGACCGCGTCCTGGAGCTGGCCGGGCAGGCGGAGGGCGAGGAGTCGGCGGCGCTCGCCGCGTTCTGGCTCGGCCGGCAGCCGGAGGCCTTCCGGGTCCACCGCTCCACCCGCACCGGCGAGATCGTCGCCTTCTCCGCCTGGCTGCGGCTCGCCACGCCGGAGGGCGTCGACGTCGACCCGGTCGTGGCCGCGGCCTGGGAGCACGCCCGGGCGCACGGGCCGCTGCGCTCCGGCGAGCATCTGGGAGTGGCCCGCTTCTCGGTGTATCCGCCCGCCCATCAGCGGCCGTCGGCGCCGATGACCCTGATCCAGTGGCGGGCCGTCGGCGAGTGGATCCGGGACCGCCGACTGGCCTGGTCGTACGTGGTGATGCGCGACGACGGCTTCTGGGACGCCCATCTGCGGGACAACCACCTGACGCCGGCCGCCGCGCGCCCCCGGGTCGGCGACCACCCGTACGCCCTGTTCGGCCGCGACTGGCGCCTCCAGCCCGCCGGCCCCTGGCTGGAGGCGAAGAGCGACGCCCTGCTCACGGGCGCCCCCGCCGCTCCCGCCCAGCCGCCCGGGCGCGGTGAGCTGACCGTGCTCTCCCGCCCCGAGTTCGCGGCGGCCGTCCGCGACGGGCTGCGCGCCCTGCGCAAGCCCGAGGCCCTCGCCGCCAATCCGCTCAACCGCAGCCGGCTGGTCGTGGACAGCGGGCGGAGCCTGGCCGAGGTGCTGACGGCGGCCGTGGAGGCGCTGCCCGACGAACGCGGCGGGGACAAACGGCACCGCGCCGTGGTCGTCTCCTACGTCAGGGGCAGCCCCACCCAGGAGGCGGCGGCGGAGCGGCTCGGGCTGCCCTTCAGCACCTACCGGCGCCACCTCACCTCGGGCGTCGAGCGGGTCGCCGACCTGCTGTGGCGGCAGGAGCTGGGCGGCCCCTGA